GTCACCTCCGCCTGCGCATTGTTTGGCGCCGTGTGCGGGTCCACCCAGGCCACCGTGGTCGCCGTTGGGGGGGCCATGCGCCCACGCATGCTCAAATCCGGCTACCACGACAACTTCACCATGGGCTTGATCGTCAACGCCGCCGATCTGGCCTACCTGATCCCACCGTCCATTGGCATGATCATTTACGGCGTCATTTCCGGCACCTCCATTTCGGCCCTGTTTCTGGCCGGCATTGGTCCAGGGCTGCTGGTCATCTCCCTGTTCAGCCTGTATTGCGTCTGGTACGCCCATCGCCATCAGATTCCGGTGGAGCCCAAAGCCAGCTGGGGTGAACGCCTGTTTGCACTGCAGCGTGCCACCTGGCCCATCGGCTTTCCGGTGATCGTGGTCGGCGGCATTTACGGCGGTATCTTCAGCCCCACCGAATCGGCGGCCATCTGCGTGCTTTATGCGCTCGTGCTGGAATGGCTGGTGTTCCGTTCGATCAAACTGAAGGACATCTACGACATTGCCCTGTCTACCGGCGCCATTACCGCCGTGGTGTTTATCCTGATTGCCGCCGGGGCTGCATTTTCCTGGATACTGTCGTTTGCCCAAATTCCCCAGCAGCTTATCGCCGCCCTGGGTCTGGAGCAGGCCAGTTCACTCACGGTATTACTGGCCATCAATATAGCCTTTTTCCTGGGCTGCATGTTTGTGGACTCGATTGTGGTAATCCTGATCATGGTGCCCATCTTCGCCCCGCTCATCGCCAGCAGCGGACTGGACCCGGTGCTGGTCGGCGTGTTGATCACCCTGCAGGTGGCCATTGGCGCCGCCACGCCGCCCTTTGGCTGTAACATCTTTACCGCCGTGGCCATTTTCCAGCGACCCTTTATCGAGGTGGTCCGCGGCGTACCCGTGTTCCTGCTGCTGTTACTGCTGGTCACCGCCTTGCTGATTCCCTTCCCGCAAATCGCCCTGTTCCTGCCGAAGCTGGCGGCGGGCTGACCCAACAGTGAAGCCGACGGGATTAAGCAGAGCCCCCTTCTTGATCGATAGGCTGGTTATCAAGCACAGTATAGAAATGCCACAACGGAAAAGGCCTGCAATTGCAGGCCTTTCTTTTTATTGGTTTTGTTCAGCTATCAGCCGAGATGCTTAAGCAGCAATTCGGCAAACTGTGCCGGCACTTCCACCGAGGGCACATGACCCGTTTTTTCCAGAATCACCGGTTCGCCGGCGCCGGCACACCGGGCCAGATTACGCAGGGTCTCGGGCGGCGTGGCCACATCCTCCCGCCCCCCCAGCAGCAGCAGGGGCACGTCATGGCCCTGCAGTTGTTCACTGAAATCGGCATCGCCGAGCATGTCACACAGCAGGGCGTAGCTGTTGGCGTCACCCCGGCCCATGATGGTGTTCCAGCCGGCCAGCAGGGCGGGCTGGGCCGCCAGGGCGGCCGGGCCAAACCAGCGCGGCACTATGTCCACCGCCATGGTGGCCAGTCCCAGGGTTCGTACCGAATCGGCCCGGGTTTGCCAGGCCTCACGGGTGCCGATCACCGCGCCGGTGTTGGTGAGGGTGGCGGACAGCAGGCGGTCGGCATGGGCACACAGCAGTTGCTGGCCGATCACGCCACCGATGGAGGTGCCGGCAAAATGGAAGCGTTCGGCACCCGCTACATCGGCCAGGGCCAGGGCTTCTGCCGCCAGATCAGCGGGGGTAATGCGCTCACCGAGCCAGGCGGCACTGCTGCCGTGACCGGGCAGATCCCAGCTCAGCACCCGGTAATGGGGCAGCAGCGCCGGCAGCAGGTCATCCCACACCGCCTGGCTCATGCCCAAAGGGTGTACCAGCACCACCAGTGGCAGGGAAGCATCGCCCAGCAGGCGGTAGCCCACGGTGCGGCCATGGATGTTGAGAAAAGACATTCGGCCTCCGAATCGTTAAGGGAACGCCGGCATGGACCGGCGTTCATCATCAGTTATACCCGCTCAATCAGGGTGGCGATACCCTGACCCACGCCCACACACATGGTACACAAGGCCAGACGCTTGTTCTGCCGGTGCAGCTCATGAGCCGCGGTTTGCAGCAGGCGGGCGCCGGACATGCCCAGCGGGTGGCCCAGGGCAATGGCGCCGCCGTTGGGGTTGACCCGTGCATCGTCGTCTTTCAGGCCCAGTTCGCGCATGCAGGCCAGAGCCTGGGCGGCAAAGGCTTCGTTAAACTCGAACAGGTCGATATCGTCCATCGACAGGCCGTGCTTTTCCAGCAGCTTGCGTACCGCCGGCACCGGACCGGCACCCATGATACGCGGCTCTACGCCGGCGGTGGCCATGCCCAGCACGCGGG
The nucleotide sequence above comes from Oceanimonas doudoroffii. Encoded proteins:
- a CDS encoding alpha/beta fold hydrolase, producing MSFLNIHGRTVGYRLLGDASLPLVVLVHPLGMSQAVWDDLLPALLPHYRVLSWDLPGHGSSAAWLGERITPADLAAEALALADVAGAERFHFAGTSIGGVIGQQLLCAHADRLLSATLTNTGAVIGTREAWQTRADSVRTLGLATMAVDIVPRWFGPAALAAQPALLAGWNTIMGRGDANSYALLCDMLGDADFSEQLQGHDVPLLLLGGREDVATPPETLRNLARCAGAGEPVILEKTGHVPSVEVPAQFAELLLKHLG
- a CDS encoding TRAP transporter large permease — encoded protein: MTLMMLSIMLLLLLTGFPMMMPLLVAAVMALLIYLPDLTPHVLVQQMIGGVKPGALIAVPLFILAADIITRGHSADRLVDVVMRFMGHLRGGMAISVTSACALFGAVCGSTQATVVAVGGAMRPRMLKSGYHDNFTMGLIVNAADLAYLIPPSIGMIIYGVISGTSISALFLAGIGPGLLVISLFSLYCVWYAHRHQIPVEPKASWGERLFALQRATWPIGFPVIVVGGIYGGIFSPTESAAICVLYALVLEWLVFRSIKLKDIYDIALSTGAITAVVFILIAAGAAFSWILSFAQIPQQLIAALGLEQASSLTVLLAINIAFFLGCMFVDSIVVILIMVPIFAPLIASSGLDPVLVGVLITLQVAIGAATPPFGCNIFTAVAIFQRPFIEVVRGVPVFLLLLLLVTALLIPFPQIALFLPKLAAG